One stretch of Prunus persica cultivar Lovell chromosome G1, Prunus_persica_NCBIv2, whole genome shotgun sequence DNA includes these proteins:
- the LOC18790217 gene encoding polygalacturonase 1 beta-like protein 3 yields MQQHTQLSLVTHLSLFFILFSSLNVALTATGRNLGAVENPFSPKAYLVRYWNKEVRNDAEKPSFLLSKASPLTAVDSAAFAKLASQNGLSSKLPEFCASANLLCFSDLGQSLEKHDKDSTFTGYAAKNFTNYGTDRLAGVDSFKNYSIDENLPVDSFRRYSHDSVNHKDQFTNYASGGNVVDQSFNSYAGGATSGAGEFKKYADSVNVPNLRFNSYSDDSNGRAQSFTSYTENGNAGDQSFTSYSKNGNGAPNEFTGYGTSSNVVGSGFTGYGETGNGANDKFNNYGKDMNNPVNRFKSYGDGGNAAVETFTSYRDKANVGEDSFQSYAKNSNGEKINFANYGKSFNVGFDKFTGYGKGAQGQSIGFKIYGVNNSFSDYAKKESVSFKSYTKASSGKGTRMAASGSLVKRWVEPGKFFRESMLKKGVVMPMPDIQDKMPKRSFLPRTISSKLPFATSKMAELKQIFHADDNSTMEKIILDALQECERAPSAGETKRCVGSAEDMIDFATTVLGRNVVVRSTENVNGAKHNVMIGSVKGINGGKVTQSVSCHQSLFPYLLYYCHSVPKVRVYEADLLDPLSKAKINHGVAICHLDTSAWSPTHGSFMALGSGPGQIEVCHWIFQNDMTWAIAD; encoded by the exons atgcagCAGCACACACAACTCAGCCTTGTGACTCATCTCTCTCTGTTCTTTATCTTGTTCTCATCTCTCAAT GTTGCTCTCACCGCCACCGGTAGAAACCTCGGCGCAGTGGAGAACCCATTTTCGCCCAAGGCCTACTTGGTTCGTTACTGGAACAAAGAGGTCCGAAACGACGCGGAGAAGCCGTCGTTTTTGCTGTCAAAGGCCTCCCCATTGACCGCGGTGGACTCGGCGGCGTTTGCGAAGCTCGCCTCCCAGAACGGTCTCTCGAGCAAGCTACCGGAGTTCTGTGCTTCGGCGAACCTCCTCTGCTTCTCCGATTTGGGTCAGAGCCTCGAAAAGCACGACAAGGACTCGACTTTCACGGGCTACGCGGCCAAAAACTTCACCAATTACGGTACGGATCGACTCGCCGGAGTCGACTCGTTCAAGAACTACTCGATAGACGAGAATCTCCCAGTCGACTCGTTCAGGCGCTACAGCCACGACTCGGTCAACCACAAGGATCAGTTCACCAACTACGCCTCCGGTGGCAACGTCGTGGACCAGAGCTTCAACAGCTACGCCGGCGGAGCAACCAGCGGAGCCGGCGAGTTCAAGAAGTACGCCGATTCGGTGAACGTTCCCAACCTCCGATTCAACTCGTACTCGGACGATTCCAATGGGCGGGCCCAGTCGTTCACGAGCTACACTGAGAACGGCAACGCTGGAGACCAATCGTTCACTAGCTACTCCAAAAATGGCAATGGGGCCCCGAACGAGTTCACGGGCTACGGCACCAGCTCCAATGTCGTCGGGTCCGGGTTCACGGGTTACGGCGAAACAGGAAACGGCGCCAACGACAAGTTCAACAATTACGGAAAAGACATGAACAATCCGGTGAACAGGTTCAAGAGCTACGGAGATGGGGGCAATGCTGCGGTCGAGACTTTCACCAGCTACAGAGACAAGGCCAATGTGGGCGAAGATTCGTTTCAGTCATACGCCAAGAACTCCAACGGTGAGAAGATCAATTTCGCGAATTACGGCAAGTCGTTCAATGTCGGGTTCGATAAGTTCACCGGGTACGGTAAGGGAGCCCAGGGACAGTCCATTGGGTTCAAGATCTACGGTGTGAACAATTCTTTCTCAGATTATGCAAAGAAGGAGAGCGTATCTTTCAAAAGCTACACCAAGGCCAGCTCTGGCAAGGGTACAAGAATGGCGGCCAGTGGTAGTCTCGTAAAAAGGTGGGTTGAGCCGGGCAAGTTCTTCCGGGAGTCTATGCTCAAGAAGGGGGTTGTGATGCCCATGCCCGACATTCAAGATAAAATGCCCAAAAGGTCGTTTTTGCCCCGGACCATCTCCTCCAAATTACCATTTGCCACTTCCAAAATGGCGGAGCTGAAGCAAATCTTCCACGCGGATGATAACTCCACGATGGAGAAGATCATTCTGGACGCCTTGCAGGAGTGCGAACGAGCTCCCAGCGCCGGCGAGACAAAACGATGCGTTGGGTCCGCCGAGGACATGATCGACTTTGCCACCACAGTCCTCGGCCGGAACGTCGTCGTTCGCAGCACCGAGAACGTGAACGGAGCGAAGCACAACGTGATGATCGGATCAGTCAAAGGAATTAACGGCGGCAAGGTCACGCAGTCTGTGTCGTGCCACCAGAGCTTGTTCCCCTACCTACTCTATTACTGCCACTCTGTTCCTAAAGTCCGGGTTTATGAAGCGGATCTCTTGGATCCGCTTTCGAAGGCCAAGATCAACCACGGTGTTGCCATTTGTCATCTGGACACATCTGCTTGGAGCCCGACTCATGGATCTTTCATGGCTCTGGGTTCGGGTCCAGGTCAAATTGAGGTGTGCCACTGGATCTTCCAGAATGATATGACTTGGGCAATTGCTGATTGA